One window from the genome of Bacillus tianshenii encodes:
- a CDS encoding winged helix-turn-helix domain-containing protein yields the protein METKEVKLPEQGRIAYHLLALMYREGRIDLSVVYSKLEEKMGITEEQKNLKYDSGESMWKARVRAAKHNTLKETGLVRNGKKGVWEITSKGKKKFEEMQKLGLISLNY from the coding sequence ATGGAAACAAAAGAAGTTAAACTTCCGGAACAAGGAAGAATTGCGTATCATTTACTAGCGTTAATGTATAGAGAAGGTAGAATTGATTTAAGTGTTGTTTATTCTAAATTAGAAGAGAAAATGGGGATTACCGAAGAACAAAAAAATTTGAAGTATGATAGTGGAGAAAGTATGTGGAAAGCTCGAGTTAGAGCTGCAAAGCATAATACTTTAAAGGAAACCGGTCTCGTTAGAAATGGGAAAAAAGGGGTTTGGGAAATTACTTCTAAAGGTAAAAAGAAATTTGAAGAAATGCAAAAGTTAGGTTTAATCTCATTGAATTATTAA
- a CDS encoding holin, whose amino-acid sequence MEETLSFASIMLPTVIALMQLAKITFPLPKNYVPLIATILGLAVGAAAYPYTELELVVRLWAGGFAGLASTGLFEIFNPRTGVTKEMKK is encoded by the coding sequence ATGGAAGAAACTCTATCTTTTGCATCGATTATGCTGCCAACTGTCATAGCTTTAATGCAGTTAGCTAAAATAACATTTCCTTTGCCGAAGAACTATGTGCCGTTAATAGCAACTATACTAGGTCTTGCCGTGGGAGCTGCAGCTTACCCATATACAGAGCTTGAACTAGTGGTTCGATTATGGGCTGGAGGGTTTGCTGGTTTAGCTTCCACAGGGTTATTTGAAATCTTCAATCCAAGAACAGGTGTTACAAAGGAGATGAAAAAATGA
- a CDS encoding M15 family metallopeptidase, with protein sequence MTVSVETLIDRSVRNMGAVHPVVKQKAIQLIKQAYSEGILLQISSGLRSFEDQARIYGQGRKSFWYNGKDYGNPSKSVVSNAKPGQSVHNYGLAIDYCLVSSDGQRALWTVNDKWKRVAAIGKSLGFSWGGDWENFKDYPHLQLTGGLTWQDLKAGKRPEHLLKEVKGVSEVKNQKPSKWAEESWKQAKELGLFDGTRPQEAITREEAASVVVRLYQKLSN encoded by the coding sequence ATGACTGTATCAGTAGAAACACTGATCGACCGTAGCGTTCGTAACATGGGGGCGGTGCATCCGGTTGTTAAGCAGAAAGCAATTCAACTTATTAAACAAGCATACTCAGAAGGAATTTTGTTGCAAATTTCATCGGGGTTACGCTCATTTGAAGACCAAGCTCGTATTTACGGCCAGGGGCGCAAGTCGTTCTGGTACAACGGCAAAGATTATGGCAACCCAAGCAAGTCAGTCGTCAGCAATGCGAAGCCAGGACAGTCAGTCCACAATTATGGTCTGGCTATCGATTATTGCCTTGTAAGTAGTGATGGCCAACGAGCATTATGGACCGTAAATGACAAATGGAAACGAGTTGCTGCTATTGGCAAATCACTTGGATTTAGCTGGGGTGGTGATTGGGAGAACTTTAAAGACTATCCTCATTTGCAATTGACAGGAGGTCTAACTTGGCAAGACTTAAAAGCTGGAAAGCGCCCTGAACACTTATTGAAGGAGGTGAAAGGTGTGAGTGAAGTAAAGAATCAAAAGCCGAGTAAATGGGCTGAGGAGTCATGGAAGCAAGCAAAAGAACTTGGCCTGTTTGATGGAACTCGGCCCCAAGAGGCAATTACACGAGAGGAAGCTGCATCTGTAGTGGTGAGACTTTATCAAAAACTTAGCAATTAA
- a CDS encoding IS3 family transposase (programmed frameshift) — protein sequence MRKQYDKEFKLYAVRMVEEDGKKIAHVARELDIAEQTLHNWVKKYRTDQEKGFVGSGNRKPEDQAVHDLQKRLRDLEEENAILKKANGHLRKRPEVIYGFIEEHRHEFRVAKMCLVLGVSKSGFYAWRNRPKSEQKIRKEKLTSQIKQAHIQSGCVYGSPKVTRVLHNRGISVSQKTVSRIMSENDLRSKTVKKYKATTNSKHSFPVYPNLLNQQFQAEMPGEIWVADITYIWTKEGWLYLATVMDLFSRRIIGWQMDKRMTKELVITALRRALGKQKIQEGLIHHSGRGSQYASNEYQALLRGFGIRTSMSRKGNCYDNACIESFHSVLKKELIFHQNYRTREEAKKSIFTYIESFYNYKRIHSAINYQSPIAFEKQYYKQQKGS from the exons ATGAGAAAACAATATGACAAAGAATTTAAATTGTATGCCGTTCGTATGGTGGAGGAGGATGGTAAAAAAATTGCACATGTGGCAAGAGAACTAGATATCGCCGAACAAACCCTCCACAACTGGGTGAAAAAATACCGGACTGACCAAGAAAAAGGATTCGTTGGCAGTGGAAACCGCAAGCCAGAAGACCAAGCTGTCCATGATTTACAAAAACGCCTGCGTGACCTGGAAGAAGAGAATGCGATCTTAAAAAAGGCTA ATGGGCATCTTCGCAAAAGACCGGAAGTAATTTATGGCTTCATTGAAGAGCACCGACACGAATTTCGTGTAGCGAAGATGTGCCTTGTTTTAGGTGTATCGAAAAGTGGCTTCTATGCTTGGAGGAATCGTCCAAAAAGTGAACAGAAGATCCGAAAAGAAAAGCTTACAAGTCAAATTAAGCAAGCGCACATTCAATCAGGTTGTGTATATGGCAGTCCAAAGGTTACAAGAGTGCTGCATAACCGTGGGATTTCGGTGTCGCAAAAGACGGTTTCACGCATTATGAGCGAGAATGACTTACGCTCAAAAACGGTGAAGAAATATAAAGCGACAACCAATTCAAAACACTCTTTCCCTGTTTATCCGAACCTTCTTAATCAGCAGTTTCAAGCTGAAATGCCTGGTGAAATTTGGGTAGCTGATATTACTTATATTTGGACAAAAGAAGGCTGGCTGTATTTAGCGACTGTGATGGACTTGTTTTCTAGACGAATTATCGGCTGGCAGATGGATAAACGAATGACGAAGGAGTTAGTGATTACAGCTTTAAGGCGTGCGCTTGGGAAGCAAAAAATCCAAGAAGGACTCATTCATCATTCCGGTCGTGGAAGCCAGTATGCCTCAAATGAATACCAAGCTCTTTTAAGAGGCTTTGGCATCCGTACCAGTATGAGTAGAAAAGGCAACTGTTACGACAATGCGTGCATTGAATCCTTTCACAGCGTTCTCAAAAAAGAACTAATCTTTCATCAGAATTATCGAACACGGGAAGAAGCCAAGAAAAGCATCTTTACTTACATTGAGAGTTTTTATAATTACAAACGGATTCACTCAGCGATCAACTATCAATCTCCCATTGCGTTTGAAAAGCAGTATTATAAGCAGCAGAAAGGTAGCTAA
- a CDS encoding Abi family protein — translation MEQSTQKILKKKLSFDEMIKHLDQKNVKFDLITKDEAKDILQTSNYFYKITAYRKNFEKNKYDKYVNLDFKLLQDLATIDMRLRYLVLQMCLDIEHAVKTQILTNITNESSEDGYSIVTDYLAHDNSSIDDYMKALNKESHYNYGLYEKHHENPPIWVLFEVMTFGAFVKFVEYYYRRKNKPPAYKEIQQVLRYVKNIRNTAAHNSPILMDITKNGQIDPQKVIKPITIFTKVIPGLSSQARKKRLSNRKVHDLTALIYVHYTYINSDGIKTARYGDFRKLLERTKRLKNAYDNQDSLISVYKYFKKLIDFVS, via the coding sequence ATGGAACAAAGCACACAGAAAATTTTAAAAAAGAAATTAAGCTTTGATGAGATGATTAAACACCTAGATCAGAAGAATGTGAAATTTGATCTAATTACTAAAGACGAAGCAAAAGACATTCTCCAAACATCAAATTACTTCTACAAAATTACTGCTTATAGAAAGAACTTTGAAAAGAATAAATATGATAAGTATGTCAATTTAGATTTTAAACTATTGCAAGACCTTGCCACTATTGATATGAGGCTTCGTTATTTAGTATTACAAATGTGTCTAGATATAGAGCATGCAGTTAAAACACAAATTCTTACGAATATAACTAATGAATCTTCTGAAGATGGCTATAGTATTGTGACTGATTACTTAGCGCATGACAATAGCTCTATTGATGATTATATGAAAGCTTTAAATAAAGAAAGTCATTATAATTATGGTTTATATGAAAAGCATCATGAAAATCCACCTATTTGGGTATTATTTGAAGTTATGACTTTTGGTGCTTTCGTAAAGTTTGTGGAGTATTATTATCGTCGGAAAAACAAGCCACCTGCATACAAAGAAATACAGCAAGTACTAAGGTATGTAAAAAACATACGTAACACAGCTGCTCACAATAGTCCTATTTTGATGGATATAACTAAAAATGGGCAGATTGATCCTCAAAAGGTTATAAAACCGATTACCATTTTTACAAAAGTGATTCCGGGGTTGTCATCTCAAGCGAGGAAAAAAAGGCTTTCTAATCGGAAGGTACATGACTTGACTGCACTTATTTATGTTCATTATACTTATATTAATAGTGATGGTATAAAAACTGCACGTTATGGAGATTTTAGGAAATTATTGGAACGCACAAAACGGCTTAAAAATGCATATGATAATCAAGATTCCTTAATTTCAGTGTATAAATACTTTAAAAAACTGATTGACTTCGTAAGTTAA
- a CDS encoding metal-dependent hydrolase produces the protein MRYKTHIVSSLTAGAGLAIMLNYPFHIGYVIGICFGSLLPDIDELRSFIGRRSFGLSKYVKQRYGHRGMTHSLFAWMLVSVVFLIYPSFLTVGISLGYLFHLIGDLFSGRSIPILAPFKPVRPNLPFTYKTGSFSEDILLYIFTFLLFYFVFAFGKLYPYLIQSTVELVSSIIYILIDYLKTISK, from the coding sequence TTGCGTTATAAAACACACATCGTAAGCTCGTTAACAGCAGGTGCTGGTTTGGCAATTATGTTAAATTATCCTTTTCATATTGGATATGTAATTGGGATATGTTTTGGTAGCTTGCTGCCGGATATCGATGAACTGCGATCATTCATCGGTCGTAGATCCTTTGGCCTTTCTAAATATGTTAAACAAAGATATGGACATCGAGGAATGACACATAGTTTATTTGCATGGATGCTTGTATCAGTTGTTTTTTTAATCTACCCATCTTTCTTAACAGTTGGCATTTCCTTAGGATACCTGTTTCACTTAATTGGAGACTTATTTTCAGGACGAAGCATTCCTATTCTAGCCCCATTTAAACCAGTCCGTCCGAATCTCCCCTTTACATACAAAACAGGTAGTTTTTCAGAGGACATATTACTCTACATTTTTACTTTTTTATTATTCTATTTTGTGTTTGCATTCGGAAAGCTCTACCCCTATTTGATTCAATCAACAGTAGAGTTAGTTTCTTCTATTATTTATATATTAATTGATTACCTAAAGACAATATCAAAATGA
- a CDS encoding helicase-associated domain-containing protein codes for MYKKPLIIHPDSRNIYLLEGLDEKGELGQELIEFADLIQAPEQVHTYALTPYALWTAKAKGVEVDYIIRFLEQQSQNVVPDSLKETIKKNMNHFGALQFSMDDDRLQLQARTEELISEIKAIEGIQSKIVCHPDPKTLLFKSRYRKEIKKLLFEQELFAKDIVYEVGEELDITSINLQLLDYQHAAVESYLTFNHQVGGSGTIIMPPNSGKILVGIKIIEALKTSTLIIVEDKHRAEKWKGELIEKTDLSESNITFFSKEDKSLKPITIGTYENLADHVEDLEGFGFVIYDDAHKLPTPTHERTADIQATNKLALASTLARSDGNGHLVFALIGPRWYEVLHRSLVNRGYQVPVRCVEVKIPLPPDERRDYIARDHNKKVNPDTLNSNKYKALSILLKKEKAKRLLVVSYFNEVTTTCSELIEIDTLMNQLGEEKQQYLIGSFNSREIDKLITSSKLIENMTLSMVEVMIALSHQQGSVREEYLRIGKLLPAEEWKEDAVLYSLVSLNTDEERHYSKRRRKLINYGFHYRILTFEELVDRGEFFES; via the coding sequence GTGTATAAAAAACCATTGATCATTCATCCTGACAGCAGGAATATTTATTTGTTGGAAGGTTTAGATGAAAAAGGAGAACTCGGTCAGGAGTTAATTGAATTCGCAGATTTAATTCAAGCACCCGAGCAAGTCCATACCTATGCTTTAACCCCATACGCGTTATGGACTGCAAAAGCAAAAGGAGTAGAAGTAGATTATATTATTCGCTTCTTAGAGCAACAATCTCAAAATGTAGTACCAGATTCGTTAAAAGAGACAATTAAAAAGAATATGAACCATTTTGGAGCATTACAATTTTCCATGGATGATGATCGTTTGCAATTACAGGCAAGAACGGAAGAGTTAATAAGCGAAATTAAAGCCATTGAGGGAATTCAAAGTAAAATCGTATGTCATCCAGATCCGAAGACTTTATTGTTTAAATCTCGGTACAGAAAAGAGATTAAGAAACTACTCTTTGAGCAGGAATTATTTGCAAAAGATATTGTTTATGAAGTTGGAGAGGAATTAGATATTACCAGCATAAACCTTCAACTATTGGATTACCAGCATGCTGCAGTTGAGTCGTATTTAACTTTTAACCATCAAGTTGGTGGTAGTGGAACGATAATTATGCCACCGAACTCAGGAAAAATCCTAGTCGGAATTAAAATCATTGAGGCATTAAAAACATCAACACTAATAATTGTCGAGGATAAACATAGGGCAGAGAAGTGGAAAGGTGAACTCATTGAAAAGACAGACCTGTCTGAGAGCAATATTACATTCTTTAGTAAGGAAGACAAAAGCTTAAAACCAATTACAATTGGAACATATGAAAATCTTGCTGATCACGTAGAGGATTTGGAGGGTTTTGGTTTTGTGATATATGATGATGCTCATAAACTTCCAACGCCAACACATGAAAGAACAGCAGATATTCAAGCAACGAATAAATTAGCTTTAGCATCAACTCTAGCAAGATCTGATGGCAATGGCCATCTTGTTTTTGCATTAATTGGGCCAAGGTGGTATGAAGTACTACACCGATCCCTGGTAAACCGAGGATACCAAGTTCCTGTGAGGTGCGTAGAAGTTAAAATTCCTTTACCACCAGATGAGCGGCGTGATTATATTGCTAGAGATCATAACAAGAAAGTAAATCCAGACACTTTAAATTCTAACAAATATAAGGCGTTATCAATTTTATTAAAAAAAGAGAAAGCAAAAAGATTATTGGTTGTTTCTTATTTCAATGAGGTTACAACAACGTGTAGTGAACTAATTGAAATAGATACATTGATGAATCAGTTAGGTGAAGAAAAGCAACAATACCTTATAGGTTCATTTAACAGTAGAGAGATTGATAAATTAATAACATCCTCAAAACTTATTGAAAATATGACACTTTCCATGGTTGAAGTGATGATTGCCTTATCCCATCAACAAGGGTCTGTAAGGGAAGAATATCTCCGGATCGGGAAATTACTGCCTGCAGAAGAATGGAAAGAAGATGCTGTATTGTATTCACTCGTTTCATTAAATACGGATGAGGAAAGACATTATTCCAAAAGAAGACGAAAACTTATCAATTATGGATTTCATTATCGAATTCTTACATTTGAGGAGTTAGTGGATAGGGGTGAGTTTTTTGAATCATAA